One Actinomycetes bacterium genomic window, GTCGTCGAGTTCGTCCTCGTCGGAGTCCTGCTCACGGCGTTGTTCCTGGCGCTGGTGCAGCTCGGGCTGGCCCTGCACGTACGTAACACGCTGCAGGCGTCGGCCGCGGAGGGCGCGCGGTTCGCGGCCAACGCCGACCGGACCCGGGCCGACGGCGAGGCGGTCGCCCGGGACCTGATCCGGGCGTCGCTGGCCGACCGCTACGCGGAGCAGGTCA contains:
- a CDS encoding TadE/TadG family type IV pilus assembly protein encodes the protein MPVRRPRDDGAAVVEFVLVGVLLTALFLALVQLGLALHVRNTLQASAAEGARFAANADRTRADGEAVARDLIRASLADRYAEQVTSGTELVAGVPTVFVQVDAPLPVIGFLGPPRTVHVRGHAVEEGG